The Tardibacter chloracetimidivorans region GATATAGCGCCCGGTCGGCTCGATGTCCGGCAGCAACCAGGATATTTCCTTGTCGTGGGTGAAGCACATGATCATTTCGTCCACCACGCGGTTGACGCCGACGGTGCGCGAAATCGGAATGATCCGCGTGTCGTCGGGGTGCACATCGCAGAAATGATATTTGTAGAACCGCAGCAGCATATCATGGCCCACGCCGCCCATCACCGTCGAGGTGATGTTGACATAGGGCTCCTCGACCATCGTATCCAAAACGGCATGTGCATCCTTGGTCACGAACTCATGGTACATATGCTGTTCCCACATGCCTTCCAGATCGAATTTCGGGCCGATCGCGGCGCGGATGATCGCAAGGGTGCGGATATAGGCCAGTTCCGCCGCCGTCGGGGAGAAGAAGCCGCGATGCGGGTTGGCAAAGCCATGGTCGGCTCCGTTATACATCCACAGTGACATATGCTCATGCCGTTCCACCAGCGCCGCGATCGGTGCGATGTCGGCCGCGCAATGCTGGTCGTCCGTGCCGAAGTGGAAGCCCAGCGGGATTCTGACCTGCTCCAGTTCGTCCAGGTGATCGGTGATGCCGACCCCATAATAAGCCACAGCGCAGTCGATGTCAGTCCGGGCGGCCGCCATCGCGGCCAGTCGACCGCCCAGGCAAAAACCCGCGACGCCCACGCCGCCACGCTGTTCCGGCATCGCGCGCAGAGCGCCGATCGTCGCCTTTATATCGTCGATGGCCAGATTCAGGTCGAACTGCCGGTATATGTCCATCGCACGGTCGAACTCCGCGTCGGTCAGTTCGACCCCGGCTTCGATCCGCCAGTAAAGATCTGGCACAGTGACGACATAGCCGTCGCTTGCGAAACGATCAGCGATGTCGCGCATGAACTGCGTCACGCCGAAAGCTTCCTGCAACAGGACAAGGCCGGGCCCGCAGCCGCTTTCCGGGATCGCGACATAAGCGTTGAATTGCCCGCCATCGGCCGCAGTGATTTCAACCAGCTTACCCATCACTCATACTCCCTTGGCGTTCGCGGTGGATCAACATAAAGGCCACCCAGCCCCTCATCTCCGCCCGTTCAGTCGACCGAGCCACGCCAGATGGTCATGCCCCCATCGATCATGTGTGATGCGCCGGTGGTGAAGGAGGAGTCATCGGACGCGAGGTAGCAGACGAGCTTGCCAATCTCTTCGGGCGTTCCCATGCGCGGGATCAGGTTACCTCCGGTAAAGCCCTTGAGCGCGGCGGCGCGGACTTGCGGATCTTCGATGATGTCGAAATATTTGTCGAGCAGAGGCGTCTTGATCGTGCCGGGATTGATGCAATTGACCCGGATGCCGAACTGCGCCAGATCGACCGCCATCGCCTTGGTCAGCATCAATACGCCGCCCTTGGTCGCGCAATAGGCGGGCGATACCGGCATGGCCGTGAAAGAGGCCATTGATGCGGTGTTGATGATCGACGCGCCCTTGGAATCGCGCAGCCAGGGCAGAGCGGCGCGCACAGCATACCAGATGGACCGCAGATTGACTTCGTAGACGAGGTCCCAGATGTCGTCGTCCATTTCATGCACAGCGGTTTTCTGGGCCAGATCGGTTTCGTGCGTACCGGCATTGTTGTGCAGCACGTCTATGCCACCGAAATGATCTGCCGCACGCTGCATCAATGCCTCGATCTCGGCCTTGTTGCGCACGTCGCAGGCGATGAAAGTGGCATCGCCGCCCATATCCCGAATTTCTGAAACGGTTTTCTGCCCACCATCGGAGTTGCGATCACTAACGACGATTCGGCCACCCACCTTGGCCAGTTCGATGGCACAGCCGCGGCCAATGCCTTGGGCAGCGCCGGTCACGATGCAGACCTTTCCATTTATGCTGCTGCTCATGTTCCACTCTCCTTGCATGACTTTTGCGGCCGGCTTTATGCCGATCCTCGTCACAATACGGAGTGATCGCTCACTCCTTATTTTTTTGGTTTAGTTTGCATGCTATATTCGTGTCAAGATAGCAGCGATGACGCTAGCTGACGGGAGAGTGAAGATCAGG contains the following coding sequences:
- a CDS encoding dienelactone hydrolase family protein → MGKLVEITAADGGQFNAYVAIPESGCGPGLVLLQEAFGVTQFMRDIADRFASDGYVVTVPDLYWRIEAGVELTDAEFDRAMDIYRQFDLNLAIDDIKATIGALRAMPEQRGGVGVAGFCLGGRLAAMAAARTDIDCAVAYYGVGITDHLDELEQVRIPLGFHFGTDDQHCAADIAPIAALVERHEHMSLWMYNGADHGFANPHRGFFSPTAAELAYIRTLAIIRAAIGPKFDLEGMWEQHMYHEFVTKDAHAVLDTMVEEPYVNITSTVMGGVGHDMLLRFYKYHFCDVHPDDTRIIPISRTVGVNRVVDEMIMCFTHDKEISWLLPDIEPTGRYIEVPMIVVVSFRGGKIYNEHIYFDQASVLVQAGLLDPANLPVGGADVSRKLQDKTLMPNRLMKKWSTSEGLPLD
- a CDS encoding SDR family NAD(P)-dependent oxidoreductase yields the protein MQGEWNMSSSINGKVCIVTGAAQGIGRGCAIELAKVGGRIVVSDRNSDGGQKTVSEIRDMGGDATFIACDVRNKAEIEALMQRAADHFGGIDVLHNNAGTHETDLAQKTAVHEMDDDIWDLVYEVNLRSIWYAVRAALPWLRDSKGASIINTASMASFTAMPVSPAYCATKGGVLMLTKAMAVDLAQFGIRVNCINPGTIKTPLLDKYFDIIEDPQVRAAALKGFTGGNLIPRMGTPEEIGKLVCYLASDDSSFTTGASHMIDGGMTIWRGSVD